AATACCCTATCCTTAGGTTCAGCAAATGCCGCAATCATCAAGATGTCATAGTCCAAGTCTGCAATAGTCTTTTCATTACCTGTTATAATCTCAATGCTTTCATCAAGACCTAAACGTTTTAAGACTTTTCTTGACAAGTCAGCAACTTCAGGATCCTGTTCAATACCAATACATTTGCATCCAGTTACCATATTAAACATGATTATTGTTAATGGCAAAGGACCGCTACCTAAAAATACAAATGTCTTGTTTTCATTGAATTTAGCCAATTGCATTTCATTTTCAATAAGGCCAATATACCTGTCATAAAAATGGAATGAATCCAAAACAGCTTTGGGATCATCAGATTCCAAAATTTTCATAGCATTTTCACGTTCTAATCTTGCACCGATATAAACATAGAACTTACGAATCAACTTCAATGCTTTATTCATTTTCTCATCATCAAGAATATGCTTTGCAGAGTCAAAATCTATTTCCTTGTCATGGGCAATTACTTCAATATCATCCAAGATCTTTGTAATCTCCCCAATATCAGTGCCATCCAATGCAGAAATGCCCTCAGTATCCAAATCTCCATAGCTTGAAAGCTTATTCGCAATCTCTTCAATTGTTCCCCAATATTTATAACAACTCATTTTATCACATAAAATCTATTAAAAAATAAAAAAATCGTTTATAATTAAATTTGTATTTTAAAGTATAAATTAAAAAATATAAATTTAATTTTAATTATTATTTTGTAATTAAAGCAATATATTTTAACTTATATTTATTAAAACTAATTTTATTAAATTATTTGCTTGATAAGTTCTTTACCATATGGACTGTCTGAAGCTCATTATTTGTATCCCATGTTACATTGAATCCTACTTTTTTCCAAAAATTAAATCCTGCTTCAAGATTCTTATGTGTATGCAAATAAATCTCATTGAAGTTATTTTCACAGCAAAACTCCTCAACAACATTATATAACTGTGTAGCTAATCCACAACGCCTATAATACTTATCTACAAAGAGTCTCCAAATGCTTGCTGTGGATTCCTTAGAGTACAAATCCTGAAATTCCATAAAGTTCTTATCATACTGCCTAACTGCTATGGTAGCAATGATTTTTCCATTATCACAATCTTCAACATAAAACAGACTGTTTTTCTTGCAATCTATATAATACTTGTTCAAGTCTATTATGTCCTTATGCCAAGAAGGAATGTAACCATAGCCATATTCAGATCTTATTTGAGAAAACAGGAAATTTCTCACTCTAATTTTTGCATCACAATCATCAGACAATTGCTTTATGGTAAAATCCATTTTTATCACTTTAAATCATTTTTAAAATAATAATCCATGCGAAAAACAAAAATTAAAATTCTTAAAAATAAAAAAAATAAAAAAGATATTAAATGTGATTAATATCATCAAGATAAATTACTTCATCACAAATAATATCCATTAAATCCCTATCATGGCTAACAACAAGCAAACCCATGTTTCTTTCCTTGACAATCTTTAAAACTGATTCAAAGATCTGAACTTGAGTGATTGCATCAAGCATAGTGGTCATTTCATCAGCTATTAAGAATTTAGTCTTTGGATTTAAAGACCTTAAAACTGAGAATCTTTGCAATTCACCACCGGAAAGCTCTGCAGGCCATCTGTTTAGCCAAGATTTTTGAATACCGAAGTCTTCCAACAAACCATCAGGAACATCCCAAGATTCCTCCAAGACTTCATGCATCTTCCACTTAGGATTCATAACCTTTTCGGGATGCTGATAAATCAATTGAACAGGGTTAAAACCGCTTTTAGGGATTTCATTTCCATCCAATCTCACTTCACCATCATATCTTTTAATGTGTCCAGCAAGTATTTTGCATAAGCTTGATTTACCGCTTCCACTGTCTCCAAACAAACCTAAAATCTTCTTATTGTCAATGGTTATGTCAACATCCTTCAAGATTTGCCTAGATCCTGAACTATATTTGAATGAAATATTTCTACCAGTTAACTCCATATTATCTACTCCCCATATTTAAAGCATCTGACCCTCTTATTCTCATCAATAGGGAATAAGAACGGCCTTTCCTTATCACAATTCTCCAACTTATGAGGACAACGTTCATAATATGGACATCCTACTGGAATCTCACCATGCAATGGCTGATGCCCTTTAGTTAGTTCAAAACCATTATGAGGCAATGCCTTATAAAGGGATTTGGTATATGGATGAAGCAAATTCTCTCCTTCACCACTGAAATCACTTGCATTTGCAACTTCAATAACATAACCTGAATAGAAGATTGCTATTCTGTTTGCAACCTTCAAAGCAGCATCAATATCGTGGGTAATAAGCAAAACCCCCACATTATCTGCTGCCATCTGTCTTAAATGATTCAAGGTTTCCTCTACAGACTTTTCATCCAATCCTGGAGTTGGCTCATCCGCAATTACAAGCTTAGGATTTGTAAGAAGAGCTGTTGATACAAGAACCCTTCTTGCCATACCACCAGACAATTGGAAAGGATACATGTCATCCACTTCCTCAGACAAGCCATATTTCTCGAAAATAGCCCTTTGCTTAGCTCTTTTCTCCTTCTCCTCAGCTTCATCAGCACATTCACCAATAACCTGGTCTGAAACCTTCATTAAAGGATCTAAAAAGTTAACAGATTGGGGAATCAAGGCAATCTCATGACCACGCAATTCCTTTTTCAATTCATCTGTTAAAACATCCCCCTTATAGACCATATTACCAGATAAATTAGCGTTGTGAGGCAGAATACCAAGGATTGCATGTGCAAGAAGACTCTTACCAGATCCGCTTGAACCTAAAACAGCAACGATTTCGCCTTCCTTAATATCCAAAGTCAAATCAGTGATAACCTTAAGCTCTCTTTGATTCAAACCTTTGACATATTGGGTAAATGAAATGGAAATATTTGAAACATTAATTAAATCACTCATATTATCACCTAATCATTTGCACTTGCTGGATCCAGCATCTTCTTGATGTTCTCTCCTGCAATATCAAACAATAATACAAGAATCAATAATGCCAACCCAGGGAATAAAGCTAACCACCAATTACCAGTTGCAAGGTATTTCATGGATTCAGACAAGATAATACCGATAGCCGGTTCATGTGGAGATAATCCGAAACCTAAGAAAGTTACACTTGCCTCGTGCATGATTGCATGAGGGAAAATCAAGATTGTACCTACAATCACTTGAGTGATAACCAAAGGTAAGATCTGTTTTCTTGCAATCCAAAACTTGGATTGTCCTAATTTTTCTGAAATTGTAACAAATTCTGAAGTTTTAATACGTTTTATTTCAGCTCTAAGCACTCTTGCAAGAGATGTCCAGTGAGTGAATGCAACACCAATCAATACACCGAAAGCACCTCCACCTAAAGCAATGGATATAAGGATAATAAGCAAGATGTGTGGAATGGATAGGAATACATCTATCAACCATGAAACAAAACTGTCCAAATGCTTATTGAAACTTGATAAGAACGCTAAGGCAACAGCAATGATACTGCTTAAAATGGAAGCGAAGAATCCTATTTGAACACTTAATCCTAAACCTTTTAAGGTACGGATAAACATGTCCCTACCTAACCAATCTGTACCGAAGATATGCTCCAAGGAAGGAGGTTGGTTCATCATGGTCCAGTTGGTAGTGATGCTTTTTGGGTCAATGAAGAAACTGATAACAACAACCAAAATCAAGATGAAAGTGGATAAACCTATTGCAAGCAATGTTTTGGTCCTCAAATTCATGTTGCCTAAAACATCAAACTTATTCACTTTATTGACTGACTCATCCATCTTCCTCACCTTCCCTGATTCTTGGGTCTACAAAGTTATAAAGGATATCTGCAATTAAATTCCCACAATAAACAAATATTGCACTGAATATAACAATACCCAACAATAGTGGGACATCACTTCTCAAACCTGCAGAAACCGCTGCCTGACCAATTCCAGGATACATGAAAACCTGTTCAACAAGAACGGTTCCACCAAACAATTCGCTGAAAGACAAGAATTGCAATGTGATAGCAGGCAAAAGAATGTTTCTTACACCGTGCCTTTTAATCAAAGTCCATCCATCTTCCCCTCTTGCTTTTGCAAAAAGGAAATAATCAGTTGACATGACTTCAATAAGCTTGTCACGAGTATACAATGCAATTGATGCAACACCTAAAATGCTCAAAGTGAATGCCGGCAAGATCAAATGCCTTAACCAATCCCAAAATGAAACATCCTGACTCAATGCACCAATCGGCACTCCGCCACTTACAGGGAATAGTCCTAAATAAACACTGAATACCATTACAACAAGCAATGCAATCCAAAATGTAGGGGCAGATTGCAATATGTAACAATAGACTTTCACTGCCTTGTCTACCCAAGTGTCTCTTTTAAATCCTGCAAGAATACCTAATGCAAAACCTAATACACCGGAAATCAACCAAGATGTTAACATCAAAATTAATGATGCTGTGAACTTTTCACCAATAACATGCAATACTGGAGTCCTATAAATTAAAGAAGTTCCAAAATCACCAACGATAATATTTCCTAACCAATTCAATAGTTTTTCAGTAATCGGCTGATTTACACCCCAATAAGCTTCCAATTGAGCAATTTTTTCAGGGCCTACAACCATATTGGAAATATAAGCGTTTACTGGATTTATAGGAGACATGTCAATTAATATAAAACTTAATAATATTACAACAACCAATAATATAACAAAACGGACAAGCTTATATCCTAAAAATTTAAGTATTTTCTGTTTATCTAACAAAAAATAACCTCCCATAAAAATTTACACATAGTGAACAATTAAATTTGAAAATCTAATAATAATAATATAATAACTCTAAACTCATAATAAAATAAAATCAATAAACATACTCAAAAAAATACAATTTACCCATATCTTTCCTTAATGCATTAAAAAAGCTTAAATAAACAATATTTTTAGAAATTATAATCTGAATATAAAAATTGGAATTTAAATATGAAAACTATAATCTAAATATAAATACATCTATAAAATTTTCTTTTATTGAAAGTTGAAAGGAAACTAATTCTTCATTTGAATAAAAAACTTAAAAAAATTAGAAGGAAGTAGAAAAAGGTTTTTGAAAACTTTTCCTACCTCCATCACTTATACATTTTTTATGCTGTAGAGTTAGTCATGGTCCAGTCATATATGTTACTGAATAAGTCTCCTCCGTGAGGTTGCAATAGAGCAGTGTCATTGGAAATGTCCACTCTATCATTTACAAAGTAACCGTATTTGATTTCACCTAACCATAACCAGTTTGCATCACCTTTAGGTGAGATACCAGTGGTACCGTCCCAGGATACTGCAGACCAATCTTTGTATGAAGCTTCACAGGATTCAGCAAATGCAGCATCCATGTGAGCGTCTACAGCACTGTTGTTTACTCTTGCAGGGTTGAAGTCAGAAGAACTGTAGTATTCTCCGTACATGTCAGAAGGATCTGTGGAACCGTATCCCCAGAGAACTCCTTGAGAGTATTGATTTGGATAGATTTCATCCCATTCAGCACCGACAGGTTCAACTTCAATACCGAATTCTTTAGCTTGTTCTGATAATCCTAAAGCTAATGCTTGTCTTTCTGGAGCATTTGCAGAGTAATATACTTTGAATGATGCTTTTGTACCATCTTTTTCTCTTATTCCGTCACCGTCAGAGTCAACCCAACCAGCTTCTTCTAAGGTTTTGTTAGCAAATGCAACGTCACCGTCTTCAATTGCTGCTTCTGGGTTAGCCCATGGTAATTGATGAGCAATACCGTCGTAGGAAGGAACACCTAATCCGTTTAATGCACCATCAGCTAATGCAGTTCTGTTAATACCATAGTTCAATGCTTTTCTTATTGCAATGTCTGCAGTTACATTGTTACCAATGGTGTAGTTATCTTCTGGAGATACTTCACCAGTATCAGGTACACTTGGCAATGAAATACCACGAACGTCAATTGTGTCCATTAAGTACATGGTGTATCCGTCAACCTTTTCCTTACCGTATTCAAGAGGTACAGCTACAATATCAGCTTCTCCGTTTTTAGCTAAGTTGAATGCTGCTTCGTTTTGAGCAAAGAGAATGGTTATTTTTTCGATTTGAGGCATTTTACCATAGTAATCAGGGTTTTTCTCTAAGATTACTTGTTGACCTTTATCCCATTGTACGAATTTGTATGGTCCAGAACCTATAGGGTTTTCACCATAGGTTTCATTGTTATAGGAATCAGAAGGTACAATACCGATGTAAGCTAATTTATCCAAGAAAGTGGAATCAGATTTGTTTAAATCAAATTCTACAGTGTAATCATCAATAGCTTTAGCTTCATTTAAAGCAGTTAAGTCTAAGCTTGCACCACTTTCTTTTGCGGCATTGAATGTGAATGCTACATCTTCTGCAGTAAGTGGTGTACCATCGGTAAACTTGACATCATCTCTTAAGTTTACAGTATATTTCTTATAATCACTAGAAATATCATAGTCTGTAGCCAAATCATTTGAGTAAGTACCGTTTGTATTCATTTTAAGTAAGGTACTTTGAATCAATGGCTCTGCATAATAGTTCCAACCTGCAATTGGATCGAAACCAGCTTCTGGTTCCCCTCCATGACTGTAAGCCGCAACTACAATTTCACCAGGCCCTCTTTCATGTGAGCCCCATCCCATAAGAAGAGCTCCACCAATGAGTACTAGAATAATTGCGATTACCGCACCAATTATATATTTTGTATCCATAATAAGACTCCTTAAGTTAAAAATAAAATATTAAACAACAATCTTAAAAAATGAAAATTTCAATAACAAAATTTTCATTAAACAATAGTAATAATAATATTAAAATTGTTATTAATTTAATACTTTACACTAAATAATTATTACATACATATATAAAAATATTTCTAAAAAAAGTAATACAAAATGACTTATTTTTGGCTAAAAAGTATTAATTATTACTAAAATCAATTTTATTTAAATATTAGGTAATAATTTTAAATTTTAAAAAGTATTACTCGTTAGTATTACAAAATAAGCAAAAATAGATAGAATAGTAATACCATAATTTACTATGAATAGTGAACTAAAATATTAAAAAATTATCGAAAAAAAAGATAGGATAAAATTAAAAAAAGTTAAAAAATTATTAAAAAACTAAGAAAAAAAATAGAAAATTAAGAAAAAAAATAGAAAAAGAAAATAGCTAATAATAGCATTTAAATTTTAAAACACTAAGAATAAACACTAAATTTATTCGATACCGAAGGATTTTTTAAGTAACTCAGCGTTAACGAATCCTTCTTTGTATAATTTACCAGTGGTTAAATCGTTGATAACAACTTCAGCTGGTGCAAACATTCCTTTGTCGATTTGGTAGAAGTCAAATCCTGCATCTTTAAATACGTCAAAGAATGGTTTACCATATCCATCAGCTGCAGAAGATGGTAATTGAGCTGCTACTGCTGCAATGTCATCTCCTTCTTCAGATTTGACATAGTAGTAAGTTCTTCCACCGAATAAAACTGCATCATTGGTTTTGCCCATAGCTTTTAATCCATCTGGGTCGATAGGAGCGATTGGTGCAATACCTGCTGCATGTACAACTTTTTTAACATCGAATTTTAAGAATTCTAACATTTTGTAGGTACCGTTTTCAACTACTCTTCCTGCAATTTGGATAGATCCAACTAAGGAAGCAGTAGGAGCTACAAGCAAGAATACATTTTCTACAGCTACACCACATTCATCTGCAATGTATGCTGCTACATCATCACCAGGCAATACATCAGCTTCTAAAGTTAAGATTGCAATATCAGCTTCATCTTTGTAATCAATTTCCTCATAGGTTTCAGCTGGTTTTAAGGATAATGCTCTAGCTGGACCGGAACCTAATGCAAAGAAGTCTCCTACAGAAACAGACCAACCTGCTTTTTGTGCACCTAAGGTGGAAATAGCTGGGAAATCGGTTTTTATCTTTACAGAAGGTAATGCGAATTTTTCAGATAAGTCTCCAGGAATGGAAATACCCACATCAGCTAATCCTCCAAGACATACTTTAGTATATAATTCACCTGCTTTAAAACTACCAGCAACATTTACACCACAGTCAATAACGGTTGCTCCGTTTCCTAATTTGGAAACAGCAATGTTAAGGTCGTCAGCTTTTTCAATCATTACATCTACAGTTTTTTTAGCTTCTAAATTGACACTAACCATAGTTTAACCTCAATTAAAATATATTCTAATTTATAATTAGTTTATTCAAATAAAAATAATTAAATTGATTTAAAATTATTGATTTAAATTGAATTTACTTATTGATAATGAATAAAATATTATAATGATATTTTTAATTAACTAACTATTTAAAATTTTATAAATTTATTCAAATACAAAATGGTTATTATAAACAATATATCACAAAAATTAAAAATTAAAAGAATGATAAGAAAAAACAATTATAAATAACAATAATAGTTAAATTAAATAAATTATAAAAATTAATTCATATAATGAACTTTTTTCAATATATGATGATTTTTTTACAAATTTTAAAAGGAAATAAAATGGCTAAAAAAATAATAGCAGTCAATGCAGGACCTAGAAAAGGATGGAATACTGACACTCTAATTGATGAAGCGATAAAGGGAGCGAAATCTGCAGGCGCAGAAGTGCAGAAATTCAACTTGTTCCGTTTGGAAAAATACACAGGATGCATTTCATGCTTTGGATGTAAAAAAAATAAATATAAAGGAAATTGCATACGCAAAGACGGGTTGACAGAAGTATTGGATGCAATTCGTGAAGCCGATGGATTGATAATAGGATCTCCAAACTACTTAGGTGAACTTACAGCATCATTTAGAGCACTTTATGAAAGATTGGTATTTCAAAACTTGACATACAATACAGAGACTCCATGCTGCAATGAAAATCCAATTCCAACATTGCTAATTATGACAAGCAATGCACCTGATACAATGTATGAGGAATTGCTTCAAAATTATCAAAAAGTTTTTAATAGATTTGTAGGGCCAACTGAAGTCTTTGTATCTGGAGAAACACTTCAGCTTAAGGATTACAGCAAAACAGATTGGCCATGGTTTTTCAATGCTGAAGAAAGATATGAAAGACATGAAAAGATTTTCCCTAAAGAAAGAGAAGCTGCTTTCGAAAAAGGAAAAGAATTAGTTAAATAATTGATGAAATCGAAAAAGCTTTCAAACTTATGGATGAAAAGCCAAAAGACTTGATCAAGCCTATCATTTACACAGATGACTTATAGATTAATCTTTTATATTTTCTTTTTTTATTTTTAATTTCTTTATTTTTAATTTTTTTCTATTTTTTATTTAAACTACTATTTTCTTATTTTAAAATAAAATTAATATTCTCTTTTAAAATAAAATAAATATTTTCTTAAAATTCCAATTGTTCTGCAATGCACATCTTACAGACTGCATTAGGAGAGTCAACATTTGCATCCTTTACAGGGCAATAGTACTTTCCATTTATTTTTTCCACATACAATGAACCTGGAAATGGAGTTCCAACAGGATGAATAGGCTCTTCAAGAATAAAAGTAGTGTATAGTGATATGATAGAATAGACTAAAGGAAACTTTGTTTTATGGCTTAATGATTCAGAATCCTCATAGGACTGCAATGTTGCCACTGCATCTATAAACTCATCCTTATCGATTTTATGAGTATAGTGATTGTTATTGCTCCTTACTTCCTTTAAGCGAGCTAAAAAGTATTTTGCATATATTCCATGACTTTTCTTTTTATAGCTGTCTTGAACATATTTGCTTTCATCAATCAGTTCTGCATTGATTTCCATCAAGTCAAATACAGATACTGTTCCTGCATAATCCTTTAATACCTGTAAAAGAGCATCATTGGATATGCTATCCTCTCCAATAACAACATTTGAAAATTCCTTATACATTTCCTCATTTATAGTCATAAAATCACTCAATCATTTTTAAAATGCGTTTTTTATTAAAAAAGAAAAAATTAAAAAACAATGAGGTTTTAAATTTTGCTGGGATTGTCGTTAATTAATAACTGTGTTATTTAATTCTCTTTCCAATCATTTTGCATGTTTTAATGATGAAATATATTTTCCTTAATGACTTAAATATCTAATTTATATAAATCCAAAGGAATAACCTGCATTTTTGCAAATGCAATATCTGCATAATGATCTTTCATCCTTAATGTGGATGATTCTGTTCTTGCATTTGTATTCACCGTTTTCCAAAAAGACATCATACTTTGTAGGATTATCTCCAAAAGGATGCAATGGCTTTTTAGCTATTAAAACAAGATATAAAGAAAGTTCTCTTGTGAAATCCCTTGTTTCAATGTCTCCTGGATCATAAACACTGAAATAATAGTTTACATCACCTTCTATATTCTTAATTACAGCATCTTTTATTTCATAGTCCTCTTCAATATTCTTTTCATATATCTCATCATAAATTGAAGAATTATAAATAGCTAATCGTTTTGTTATGCTATCAGGATATCTCTCATCCGTAGCTTTTCTCTTTAAATAGTCTATGGGATAATCTTTCAAATTTTCTCTTATTTTTTCCAATAAATCTGTTGCTTTCATGAATGACACCTGATAATCAATAAATGAAAATTCTAAAAAAAGTAAAAAAAGAGTTAATTAAACTCTTTAGCCAAATCAGAGAGAATCTTTAACTTTTCTTTTGCAATTGGAATATCCACTTTTCTAAGGCCACAATCAGGATCAAGGAGCATGTTTTCCTTACCTACTGCTCTAATTCCCCTTTCAACCAAAGCTTTAACTTCCTCTTTATCATCAACAGCATTTACAGCTGAATCGACACAACCGAATCCTAATTTTTTGCCCTTAAGTAAATCAGCATTTGCTTCAAGAACACCTATGTTTACATTGTTTCCAGCAAATTCACAATCCAATATATCAATAGGGAACTTAGCTATTTCTTTAAAGCATCCATCAAGATTACCGCAGACATGCATTCCCATGGGCATTTCAATTCCATCAGTAAGAATGCCTATCGCTTCTTTTGCAACTTTCAAGTCAACCATGCCTGTAGATAAGAATGGCTCATCGATTTGAACATATTTTGCTCCAGCCTTCTCAGCGGACTCAACCTCACGTCTTAATGCATAAGCGCAGTCAATGATAGCAGGATTTCTCTCCTTGTAAAATGATTCAACTCTTGAAGAGTGAACAATAGTGGAAGGTCCTGTCAACATAAGCTTGACTCCCTTTTTGCTTGCCTCATCTTCACTCATGTTCCTATCCTTAATCTCTTTTTTAAGGACATTTAGAGCAAATTTCAAGTCCTTGATCATTATATCAACTTGAGGGGCCCTTATCTTGGATACAATAACTGAAGAATTCATTTCATATGAGAATCCTGGAATATGCTTTACAAAGGAACCTACCATATCCCCTCTTGGCTGACCATCCCCAATAATGTCTATTCCACAGTCCAATTGCAATTTGACTGCCTCTTCAATAGCTATCTTATAAGGATCATACAATCCAATTGAAGACTTTATCTTTTCACCAAGAGTTTCAGGTTCCTTCAAATCAATCCCAAAACTACCTACAACAGTTGTAATCAAATAATCACCATAAATTTATGTTTTCATTTACATATCTAATCAGCGCCAATATCCATTGCCCTAACGCTTTCAATCTCTTCTGGGCTAATTGGAATCTTAATAGCTGCAGTTCCATGGCAAGGCTTGGTATAAGTAATCAATATGGCACCTTCATCTTCATTGATTCCCACAGGTATAGGTGGAAGTCCAATCAGTCTTGCTCCCAATACCTTATCCCCAGGATTTACATGAATAATCTCTTTGGAGTTTTCTTCAATAAGCTTGTAACATTGTTTAACTCCAGAACGTTGTACAAGTATTTCATAATCATCATTTTGTTGCAAATATGTTTCTAAACAGAAAGACATCTAATCACCATCATTAAATAATAATTGATAAATTCTATTAAAATAATAATTATTCTTCTAAAGTTTTCAAGTATTTGTCAAATCTAACCTTAATTGGATTTGGATTATGGAAAGCCCTTACAGCAATGATATCCGCATCAGTTGAGGATTCGACCATATCTGCAAATTCAGCCACTTCTTCTGCATCTCTTGAGAATACAAGAGCCAATGCCTTGCATTTTAAGATATGATAATAGGTTATGAAGAAAGTAGCTGCGGCATCCTTAT
This Methanobrevibacter ruminantium DNA region includes the following protein-coding sequences:
- a CDS encoding flavodoxin family protein, which gives rise to MAKKIIAVNAGPRKGWNTDTLIDEAIKGAKSAGAEVQKFNLFRLEKYTGCISCFGCKKNKYKGNCIRKDGLTEVLDAIREADGLIIGSPNYLGELTASFRALYERLVFQNLTYNTETPCCNENPIPTLLIMTSNAPDTMYEELLQNYQKVFNRFVGPTEVFVSGETLQLKDYSKTDWPWFFNAEERYERHEKIFPKEREAAFEKGKELVK
- a CDS encoding DUF2115 family protein, which codes for MKATDLLEKIRENLKDYPIDYLKRKATDERYPDSITKRLAIYNSSIYDEIYEKNIEEDYEIKDAVIKNIEGDVNYYFSVYDPGDIETRDFTRELSLYLVLIAKKPLHPFGDNPTKYDVFLENGEYKCKNRIIHIKDERSLCRYCICKNAGYSFGFI
- a CDS encoding ABC transporter permease; this encodes MLDKQKILKFLGYKLVRFVILLVVVILLSFILIDMSPINPVNAYISNMVVGPEKIAQLEAYWGVNQPITEKLLNWLGNIIVGDFGTSLIYRTPVLHVIGEKFTASLILMLTSWLISGVLGFALGILAGFKRDTWVDKAVKVYCYILQSAPTFWIALLVVMVFSVYLGLFPVSGGVPIGALSQDVSFWDWLRHLILPAFTLSILGVASIALYTRDKLIEVMSTDYFLFAKARGEDGWTLIKRHGVRNILLPAITLQFLSFSELFGGTVLVEQVFMYPGIGQAAVSAGLRSDVPLLLGIVIFSAIFVYCGNLIADILYNFVDPRIREGEEDG
- a CDS encoding DUF2115 domain-containing protein, which encodes MTINEEMYKEFSNVVIGEDSISNDALLQVLKDYAGTVSVFDLMEINAELIDESKYVQDSYKKKSHGIYAKYFLARLKEVRSNNNHYTHKIDKDEFIDAVATLQSYEDSESLSHKTKFPLVYSIISLYTTFILEEPIHPVGTPFPGSLYVEKINGKYYCPVKDANVDSPNAVCKMCIAEQLEF
- a CDS encoding ABC transporter ATP-binding protein, with translation MELTGRNISFKYSSGSRQILKDVDITIDNKKILGLFGDSGSGKSSLCKILAGHIKRYDGEVRLDGNEIPKSGFNPVQLIYQHPEKVMNPKWKMHEVLEESWDVPDGLLEDFGIQKSWLNRWPAELSGGELQRFSVLRSLNPKTKFLIADEMTTMLDAITQVQIFESVLKIVKERNMGLLVVSHDRDLMDIICDEVIYLDDINHI
- a CDS encoding oligopeptide/dipeptide ABC transporter ATP-binding protein, with translation MSDLINVSNISISFTQYVKGLNQRELKVITDLTLDIKEGEIVAVLGSSGSGKSLLAHAILGILPHNANLSGNMVYKGDVLTDELKKELRGHEIALIPQSVNFLDPLMKVSDQVIGECADEAEEKEKRAKQRAIFEKYGLSEEVDDMYPFQLSGGMARRVLVSTALLTNPKLVIADEPTPGLDEKSVEETLNHLRQMAADNVGVLLITHDIDAALKVANRIAIFYSGYVIEVANASDFSGEGENLLHPYTKSLYKALPHNGFELTKGHQPLHGEIPVGCPYYERCPHKLENCDKERPFLFPIDENKRVRCFKYGE
- a CDS encoding nicotianamine synthase family protein, whose translation is MSCYKYWGTIEEIANKLSSYGDLDTEGISALDGTDIGEITKILDDIEVIAHDKEIDFDSAKHILDDEKMNKALKLIRKFYVYIGARLERENAMKILESDDPKAVLDSFHFYDRYIGLIENEMQLAKFNENKTFVFLGSGPLPLTIIMFNMVTGCKCIGIEQDPEVADLSRKVLKRLGLDESIEIITGNEKTIADLDYDILMIAAFAEPKDRVFANVWDVVDEKTPVLYRTYTGMRAILYSPVTEKDTRGFHQEVMLLPKGKTNNTSVLIRKIS
- a CDS encoding ABC transporter substrate-binding protein; translated protein: MDTKYIIGAVIAIILVLIGGALLMGWGSHERGPGEIVVAAYSHGGEPEAGFDPIAGWNYYAEPLIQSTLLKMNTNGTYSNDLATDYDISSDYKKYTVNLRDDVKFTDGTPLTAEDVAFTFNAAKESGASLDLTALNEAKAIDDYTVEFDLNKSDSTFLDKLAYIGIVPSDSYNNETYGENPIGSGPYKFVQWDKGQQVILEKNPDYYGKMPQIEKITILFAQNEAAFNLAKNGEADIVAVPLEYGKEKVDGYTMYLMDTIDVRGISLPSVPDTGEVSPEDNYTIGNNVTADIAIRKALNYGINRTALADGALNGLGVPSYDGIAHQLPWANPEAAIEDGDVAFANKTLEEAGWVDSDGDGIREKDGTKASFKVYYSANAPERQALALGLSEQAKEFGIEVEPVGAEWDEIYPNQYSQGVLWGYGSTDPSDMYGEYYSSSDFNPARVNNSAVDAHMDAAFAESCEASYKDWSAVSWDGTTGISPKGDANWLWLGEIKYGYFVNDRVDISNDTALLQPHGGDLFSNIYDWTMTNSTA
- the mch gene encoding methenyltetrahydromethanopterin cyclohydrolase, with translation MVSVNLEAKKTVDVMIEKADDLNIAVSKLGNGATVIDCGVNVAGSFKAGELYTKVCLGGLADVGISIPGDLSEKFALPSVKIKTDFPAISTLGAQKAGWSVSVGDFFALGSGPARALSLKPAETYEEIDYKDEADIAILTLEADVLPGDDVAAYIADECGVAVENVFLLVAPTASLVGSIQIAGRVVENGTYKMLEFLKFDVKKVVHAAGIAPIAPIDPDGLKAMGKTNDAVLFGGRTYYYVKSEEGDDIAAVAAQLPSSAADGYGKPFFDVFKDAGFDFYQIDKGMFAPAEVVINDLTTGKLYKEGFVNAELLKKSFGIE
- a CDS encoding GNAT family N-acetyltransferase is translated as MDFTIKQLSDDCDAKIRVRNFLFSQIRSEYGYGYIPSWHKDIIDLNKYYIDCKKNSLFYVEDCDNGKIIATIAVRQYDKNFMEFQDLYSKESTASIWRLFVDKYYRRCGLATQLYNVVEEFCCENNFNEIYLHTHKNLEAGFNFWKKVGFNVTWDTNNELQTVHMVKNLSSK
- a CDS encoding ABC transporter permease translates to MDESVNKVNKFDVLGNMNLRTKTLLAIGLSTFILILVVVISFFIDPKSITTNWTMMNQPPSLEHIFGTDWLGRDMFIRTLKGLGLSVQIGFFASILSSIIAVALAFLSSFNKHLDSFVSWLIDVFLSIPHILLIILISIALGGGAFGVLIGVAFTHWTSLARVLRAEIKRIKTSEFVTISEKLGQSKFWIARKQILPLVITQVIVGTILIFPHAIMHEASVTFLGFGLSPHEPAIGIILSESMKYLATGNWWLALFPGLALLILVLLFDIAGENIKKMLDPASAND